Genomic window (Spirosoma sp. KCTC 42546):
GAAGGCTTAATCCAATTTATGGTTATGTCCTACGAAATAGGTAAGAATAAGGTATTTGATATTTGGCTTGAGTATTACCGTAATAGTTTAACGCTTTGGGGATTTGATTTTTCTATACCTCGAGGTGGCAGAGAAAGTAAGCTATTATACACCTGCGAGAAAAAGATTATTAATGATGAGAGAGCTATTGAGTTAATCAGGGCATTTTTAAAAAGCAAAAACCGTTTTTACCTAGCCGAAATTCAAAAGGCTGCTCAGCTCTTAAGTGAACTTAACTTGGACATACCAAAAGGGGTAAGAATTTTATCAGAAAATAAGGTAGTCGATTGGGAGCTAATTAGTAAAGGGGAAAAGCATGCTGTATCCAATGATAATAATAAAGCAGCCCCTAAATTATCGTTACGTGAAGTCGCGCTTCTATATATCTATAGAGATCAAACTATCGAAAGAATCGACTCAAATACCATAGCGAAACACTATGGCTACACAAGCGGGGAAAAACTTATGCAGCATTATAATAAACTCAGCCAAACAAATGAACGGACAGGATTAGAGGGGAAAGAAATCATACCGATGATTAACAGTATGAAAAAGGTCAAACCGTTTCTAACGAATATTCAACAGAAACGCATTGATACTGATTTACTTGTGTTGGAAGGAAAAAGAAATTCACCGGTTTAAACCGGTCAAACCGCCTTTGTTTGCTATTGATTTGTGCCAGTCGAAAATTAAATCCCGATTGGTTATGCAAAATCCCTTTGAAATTATTGCTTCGCGTCTCAGTACTATTGAAGCGCTGTTAATTGACATCAAACATCAACCACCAGCCACCGCTTCTCCTTTAGTAGCTCCTCTGCCTATTTTCTCTAAAAAGCAGGTTATGGAAATGACTGGCTGGCCACCAGGAACGTTAAATCAAAAAATTGCGGAGATGCCTGAAGGTGTAGTCATTAAGGGCCGCTCACGACGAAAATGTTTTGATCGCGAAAAATTTTTGGAGTGGTTAAAAACGCCCGCTTGAATGGCTACAATCATCCGAGTAGAAAAGTATATCAATGGATGATTGTTTGCATAGGACCAGTCTGTCGCTGGTACCTCATCTCCTATATGAATAGCCAATAGGCTGTTCATACCTATTCTCCAAAGCGTTTATTAATAAAATAGCCTTGAAACCGCGCCAACAGTTTCAAGGCTGAAAATCGTATTCAAAGAGTGAAATTTGAACAGCACAAAGATAAGGCTAATGACCTTACTAAGATCAATTTGCCCCGTCAATTTACAACTTTTACTAACGAAGACAACTATTTGGATGAATTCCCAAATAGTTATAAGTCAGATGAAAGTAAATTGGATGTAGCACAACTACGTGCGAAAAACGGTTTTGTCATTGATGAGATGAATCGAGTCCCTGATCCGTCCCTGCATAATACCAGTAATCAATCGGATGCTCCTGCAAAACCTATATTGAGTTCTCTACTGGCACTCGAGCAAGAATTGACAGAACTGGCCACTAAGCCGATCGTGTTTTCCCCTCCATTAATAAGTCGCGATGGCACTCCTATTGTTGGACGAAGTACAGTTAATATTATTCAGGGGACTTTTGGATCGCACAAATCCCGGTTAGCCGAGTTGTTCGGTGGTTTGATGCTGTCTCCTAACCTTAAACCTCCCCAGGCGCTGGGTTATGAGCGAACTTCCCTAGAACGGTATTGTCTCTGTTACATAGACAGTGAGCGGAATCGGCGAGAGGAATTACCCTTTGCCATTCAAAGCATGAAACGAAATGCAGGCTTAGGCATTGAAGACAAACCTGACAACTTTCGGTTTACCAGTATCAAAGGTGTAGGCCGTGCTAGACGACAACAGGCACTTGAAGCATTTATTGCTCATGTGCGTGATAATAGTTTGTTACATTTATTCTGCATTATTGATGTCGTTACCGACTGCGTAGGTGATTTTAACAGAAGTGAAGAAGCACTATTACTATTTGATTTTCTCGGAAATCTATGTGACAATTACGACTCTACCTTCTTACTTGTCATTCACCAAAATCCAGGCACTGAAAAAGCTCGTGGGCATGTTGGCACAGAGGCAGCTAACAAATCAGCCACCGTCATGCAAATTGGCTTCGAAAAGGATGCAAAAGGTAATGATACAAACCTTATTCGGCTACGTTATATCAAAACCCGTCGGTGCCAGCGCCCAGAGCCACTTTATCTGGCCTACAACGAGACTACCTATAGTCTTATAGTAGCTGATGCCTCGACAATGGAAGCAGCTACCAGTCAACGAAAATTAAAAGCAGATGTGGATGATATCGCCGATCGGTTAACTACCCTGTTGGCCGAAGGACCTATTCCAAAGCATGAAGTTGTAGGAATACTCGAAAAAGAGTTTTCGGCTAAAAATTCGACAATTCGTGAACGCCTGAAAGTTATTCAGGATGAGCCCCAGGAAATGTATAACAGCGATGGGCGCTTAGTGCAGTTATCCGACCGTAAAGCAGGGCGTAATCACTACTACTTACTTAAAGAGGTCGAATGAATACTGTTACTGCCAAGGGCCATATATAGGGCTTTGGCAGTAACAGTATTCATTTGAAGCTGCCAAAGTTATTCTGGCACTATCATTTGACAATAACAGCATGAAGCTAACCACTCTCTGCGATCATCTGGAAATTGAATTCGGGACTCACATATTGGAATCTGTCACAGGGGTAGAATTACGTCAAGGTGGGCAGCCTATTCGTTTGTTCGATACCACGAAGCATAGTGCTGAAGTGTTTTATCGTAATGACCAGCGAGGCAAGCCATATATTCAAAACTTTCAAACTGGTACCCGAATTTACCCAGTAACCGCCTATGCCCAAGTACATAGACTCACTATGACTGATGCTATTTATGAACTGGCGCGTACTTATGGTCTTGAGGATGGCTATTATACTTCACGGCAGCCATTTCCACCAAGAAGTGCCCCATCAACTAAGCCGGATTACATTCCAAACGAACGTTACGAATCTTGCCGTAAGGGATTTCAGCGGAACGGTTTATTTCTTTGGCTGTCTACTAGGTTTGGCATATCAGAAACATATCAAGCCTTCGAACTATATCGACTCGGAACATCTAAACACTGGATGTTTCAAAATACGTTAGCTACAACCTTGCCTCAATATGACCAGGCTGGCAATCTATGCCAAGTCAAGGTAATTCCATTTAGCCCTATAACAGGACGACGAGCAAAACCAGAGCAGCTTCCTCCCAAGCTTAACCAGCAAACGAGTCATTATGAACCCGACCCTGGCGTTTGGTTTGCTGGGAAGTACCTATTACGAAAAAAGAAGGCCTACCTGGAGCAGTGCTATTTTGGTTTGCACCTTATATCCTTGTACCCTAAGAAGAAAGTTGCATTTGTCGAAGGTGAATCAACAGCCATTACTGCTAGCATTGTTTATCCAGAATTTAACTGGCTAGCCTCAGGTGGATCGACTGGAAACTCCTGGAATAACCCAGATAAATTCAAAGCATTAGCAGGTTGTGATGTAGTACTCTGGCCTGATTCAGGGAAATTCGAAGAATGGAGTAGAAAAGCCATTCCTTTAGAGGGTTTGGTTACTAAGTTAGCCGTTAGCGACTATGTTGAGAAGCACGCTTACAAATCCAACTTAGATTTACGTGATCTACTTTGTCTACCACAATGGAATATCGAGGGTCGTACTATTTATGGAGAGCCATTAGCTCTAGAAATTTTGCAAAACTATCCGCCGGATTGGGATTGTTAGCCAAATAATC
Coding sequences:
- a CDS encoding DUF6371 domain-containing protein, coding for MKLTTLCDHLEIEFGTHILESVTGVELRQGGQPIRLFDTTKHSAEVFYRNDQRGKPYIQNFQTGTRIYPVTAYAQVHRLTMTDAIYELARTYGLEDGYYTSRQPFPPRSAPSTKPDYIPNERYESCRKGFQRNGLFLWLSTRFGISETYQAFELYRLGTSKHWMFQNTLATTLPQYDQAGNLCQVKVIPFSPITGRRAKPEQLPPKLNQQTSHYEPDPGVWFAGKYLLRKKKAYLEQCYFGLHLISLYPKKKVAFVEGESTAITASIVYPEFNWLASGGSTGNSWNNPDKFKALAGCDVVLWPDSGKFEEWSRKAIPLEGLVTKLAVSDYVEKHAYKSNLDLRDLLCLPQWNIEGRTIYGEPLALEILQNYPPDWDC